Proteins encoded within one genomic window of Gadus macrocephalus chromosome 16, ASM3116895v1:
- the LOC132474349 gene encoding schwannomin-interacting protein 1-like, translating into MQLVTGSQALSVETHSDPSNYALVRFLCVSPQLPHMPHISECLMKRSLKPTDLRDMTLGQLQVIVNDLHSQIESLNEELVQLLLIRDELHMEQDAMLVDIEDLTRHAESQQKHMAEKTPSK; encoded by the exons ATGCAGCTAGTCACTGGCAGCCAGGCGTTGTCTGtggagacccactctgacccctcTAACTATGCCCTTGTTCGCTTCCTGTGTGTTTCCCCGCAGCTTCCTCACATGCCACACATCAGCGAGTGTCTAATGAAGAGGAGCCTGAAGCCCACCGATCTGAGAGACATGACCTTGGGCCAGCTGCAGGTCATCGTCAACGACCTGCACTCCCAGATAGAGA GTCTGAATGAAGAGCTGGTGCAGCTGCTGCTGATTCGGGACGAACTGCACATGGAGCAGGATGCCATGTTGGTGGACATCGAGGACCTGACTAG GCATGCCGAGAGCCAACAGAAACACATGGCGGAGAAGACACCttccaaataa